Proteins from a single region of Bos javanicus breed banteng chromosome 7, ARS-OSU_banteng_1.0, whole genome shotgun sequence:
- the YJEFN3 gene encoding yjeF N-terminal domain-containing protein 3 isoform X2 — translation MSSTDGPDLAEAPKERCFLSTAEAAALERELLEDYRFGRQQLVEWCGHASAVAVTKVFPLPALPRKQRTALVVCGPEQNGAVGLACARHLRVFEYEPTIFYPTRSPDPLHRDLTTQCEKMDIPFLSYLPTEVQLINNAYRLVVDAVLGPGVEPAEVGGPCTRALATLKLLSIPLVSLDIPSGWDPETGGDAEDGLRPDVLVSLAAPKRCAGRFSGRHHFVAGRFVPDDVRRKFALRLPGYTGTDCVAAL, via the exons ATGAGCAGCACGGATGGCCCGGATCTAGCGGAGGCGCCCAAAGAGCGGTGTTTCCTCAG CACCGCGGAGGCAGCGGCCCTGGAGCGGGAGCTGCTGGAGGATTATCGCTTTGGGCGGCAGCAGCTGGTGGAGTGGTGTGGCCATGCTAGTGCCGTGGCTGTGACCAAG GTGTTCCCTCTGCCCGCTCTCCCCCGGAAGCAGAGGACGGCGCTGGTCGTGTGCGGCCCAGAGCAGAACGGAGCGGTGGGGCTGGCGTGCGCCCGGCACCTGCGCGTGTTC GAGTACGAACCCACCATCTTCTACCCCACGCGCTCGCCAGACCCACTGCACCGGGACCTGACTACTCAGTGTGAGAAGATGGACATCCCCTTCCTGTCCTATCTGCCCACAGAG GTGCAGCTCATCAACAACGCCTACAGGCTGGTGGTAGACGCTGTGCTGGGCCCTGGTGTGGAGCCGGCCGAGGTCGGGGGTCCCTGCACACGCGCGCTGGCCACGCTCAAGCTACTGTCCATCCCCCTCGTGAGCCTGGACATCCCCTCAG GCTGGGACCCAGAGACTGGCGGCGACGCCGAGGACGGGCTACGACCCGACGTGCTCGTATCGCTGGCGGCGCCCAAGCGCTGCGCCGGCCGCTTCTCTGGGCGCCACCACTTCGTGGCGGGCAGGTTCGTGCCCGACGACGTGCGCCGAAAGTTCGCTCTGCGCCTGCCGGGGTACACGGGCACCGACTGCGTCGCGGCGCTCTGA
- the YJEFN3 gene encoding yjeF N-terminal domain-containing protein 3 isoform X1, giving the protein MAMRSAFAASPDWRTHSGREARGRPLCPRMRLKGWGSGGCLRHTDRLRHEQHGWPGSSGGAQRAVFPQVFPLPALPRKQRTALVVCGPEQNGAVGLACARHLRVFEYEPTIFYPTRSPDPLHRDLTTQCEKMDIPFLSYLPTEVQLINNAYRLVVDAVLGPGVEPAEVGGPCTRALATLKLLSIPLVSLDIPSGWDPETGGDAEDGLRPDVLVSLAAPKRCAGRFSGRHHFVAGRFVPDDVRRKFALRLPGYTGTDCVAAL; this is encoded by the exons ATGGCCATGCGCAGCGCCTTCGCGGCGTCTCCTGATTGGCGGACACACAGTGGGCGGGAGGCGAGGGGACGCCCCCTCTGCCCAAGGATGCGTTTAAAAGGCTGGGGCAGTGGTGGCTGCCTGCGGCACACAGATCGCCTCCGCCATGAGCAGCACGGATGGCCCGGATCTAGCGGAGGCGCCCAAAGAGCGGTGTTTCCTCAG GTGTTCCCTCTGCCCGCTCTCCCCCGGAAGCAGAGGACGGCGCTGGTCGTGTGCGGCCCAGAGCAGAACGGAGCGGTGGGGCTGGCGTGCGCCCGGCACCTGCGCGTGTTC GAGTACGAACCCACCATCTTCTACCCCACGCGCTCGCCAGACCCACTGCACCGGGACCTGACTACTCAGTGTGAGAAGATGGACATCCCCTTCCTGTCCTATCTGCCCACAGAG GTGCAGCTCATCAACAACGCCTACAGGCTGGTGGTAGACGCTGTGCTGGGCCCTGGTGTGGAGCCGGCCGAGGTCGGGGGTCCCTGCACACGCGCGCTGGCCACGCTCAAGCTACTGTCCATCCCCCTCGTGAGCCTGGACATCCCCTCAG GCTGGGACCCAGAGACTGGCGGCGACGCCGAGGACGGGCTACGACCCGACGTGCTCGTATCGCTGGCGGCGCCCAAGCGCTGCGCCGGCCGCTTCTCTGGGCGCCACCACTTCGTGGCGGGCAGGTTCGTGCCCGACGACGTGCGCCGAAAGTTCGCTCTGCGCCTGCCGGGGTACACGGGCACCGACTGCGTCGCGGCGCTCTGA